The segment AACTGGCGCGCGTCAACCGCGAGAACATGGGTGTGGGCTGGGCCCGCACTCCCGAGGAACTCACTCGGCTGATGGGCGACTTCGTGCTGGTCGAACCGGGAATGGTCCCACCCGTGCTCTGGCGCCCGGACACCCCGGTCGACGCCGAGACCCTTCCGACCGACAAATTGCTCACGGTCGCCGCCGTCGCACGCAAGCCCCGGTCGTCGCCGACGAGATCGACGGCACGTACGCAGCTCGCTGGGAAGGACGGTATCCAGGATGGACGAGAACCCCGGTCGGGACGGACGCCGATCATTCGTCGGGCTCGCCGTGTTCGCTGTGTTGGTCGCCTGTGCCGCCGTGGTGGGCGGGAGCGCCAGTCAGCGCGCTGGTGAGGTCTACGCGGGCTTGGAGCAACCGGTGTGGGCGCCTCCGGCGTGGGTCTTCGGCCCCGTGTGGCTGTGCCTGTACGTACTCATCGCCGTCGCGGGCTGGCTGGTGTGGCGGGCGGCGGGATGGCGGGGGGCCACGACCGCGTTGTCGCTCTTCCTCGTGCAACTGATCCTGAACGCGGGCTGGACCCCTCTCTTCTTCGCGGCCGAGTGGAGGGGTGTCGCCCTGGTCGACATCGTGCTGCTCCTGGCCGCGATCACCGTGCTGGTCCCGCTGTTCGCCCGGCACTCCCGGCTCGCGGCCTCTCTCCTGCTGCCCTACTGGGTGTGGGTGGCCTTCGCGACCGCGCTCAACCTGTCGATATGGCGCCTCAACATGTGACGGGGCTCCCCGATGACCTGTGGTCACGCGTGGTGTGATCGTTCACGGGCCGCGTCCGCGTATCATCCGATCTTGTCCTGGTTTGCGCAGAACGGTCTGGTCGAGGGCGTCGCCCTCCCCTGCCCGAACGCTCAGCCGCACGCACTACACAGCCTCAGGAGGCCAACGTGGCATCGAGGACCGCCACCATCGGCTCGAAAGCCGGACTGCACGCCCGCCCGGCCGCGGTGTTCGCCGAAGCGGCCGCCGCGCAGCCGGTGGAGGTCACCATCGCCAAGGCCGAATCACCGGAGGACTCGTTCGAGGCCGGCAGCATCCTGGGCCTCCTCGGGCTCGGCGCGCAGTACGGCCAGAAGGTCGTGCTCACCGCGGAAGGGGACGGCGCGGAAGCCGTTCTGGAGACGCTGGTCACGGTGCTCGAGACCGAGCAGGACACCTGAGCGATGTCGTCCTCACTACTCACCCTGATCGGTGACGAGTCGGTCGTGCTCGACGTGGAGGCCGCGGACTGGGAGTCGGCGGTGCGCCGCGCGGGCGCGCTGCTCGAGGCCGAGGGAGTCGCCACCGAGGCCTACACCCAGGCGATGGTCGACAACGTCACCGACAACGGCCCCTACATCGTCATCGCGCCGGGCTTCGCCTTCGCGCACGCCCGCCCGTCTGAGGCCGTTCTCCGAACCGGCATGTCCTGGATCCGGTTGGCCGAACCGGTGCCCTTCGGACACGAGAAGCACGATCCGGTGGACCTCGTGGTCGCCCTCGCCGCCACGGACACCAACGCCCATACCCAGGCGATGGCGGAGCTGGCGAAGGTGCTCGGCAAGAAGGACCGGCGAGCCGCGCTGGACGCCGCCCGGTCCCCCGAGGAGATCCGGGCGATCCTCTCCGGTCGGGCCCCCGACGGGGACTCCGCGAAGGCCGAGACCGGTGCCGAGGAGGCCCCCGCGGAACCGGACGCTCCGGCGGCCGCGTCCCCCGAGGCCGGCCGAGACCAACACCTCGTGCTGACCGTGTGCGGCAACGGATTGGGGACGTCACTGTTCCTGAAGAACACGCTGGAGCAGGTCCTGGACACCTGGGGCTGGTCGCCGTACGTCCAGGTGGAGGCGACGGACACCATCTCCGCCCGCGGACGCGCCAACGAGGCCACGGCGATCCTGACCTCGGGCGAGATCGCCCGGACCCTTGGCGACGTCGGCGTCCCCGTCCGTGTCGTTGAGAACTTCACCAGTACCGACGAGCTCGACGCGGCGTTGCGCGACCTCTACGACGTCTGAAAGTGAGCGGAAATGAGCTGGCTCGTCGCCATCGCCGAGTTCCTCGTCAATGAGATCCTCTCCGTCCCCGCCTTCCTGATCGGCCTGATCACGGCGGTCGGCCTCATCGCCCTGCGCAAGTCCAGTGGCCAGGTCATCGGCGGCGCGGTCAAGGCCACGTTGGGCTTCCTCCTCATCGGCGTCGGCGCGGGACTCGTCGTCGCCTCGCTGGACCCCTTGGGGGTGATGATCCAGGGTGCGACCGGGGCACACGGCGTGATTCCCACCAACGAGGCCATCGTCGGCATCGCGCAGGAGGAGTACGGCGCGCAGGTCGCCTGGCTGATGATCCTCGGCTTCGCGGTCTCCTTGGTACTGGCCCGGTTGACCCCGCTCAACTACGTCTTCCTAACGGGGCACCACATCCTCTTCATGGCGACGTTGCTCACCATCGTGCTCGCCACGGCCGGCCACTCCGCGGCGGTCACGGTCTCCGTGGGCGGTGTGCTGCTGGGCATCCTGATGGTCGCGCTGCCGGCGTTCTCCCAACCCTGGACCAAGCGGATCACCGGCGACGACAGCATCGCCATGGGCCACTTCGGCACGGCCGGGTACGTGGCGGCCGGCGCGGTCGGTCGTCTGGTCGGCGGGAGGTCCAGCCGCTCCACCGAGGACCTGAAGCTCCCGGAGTCCCTGCGCTTCCTGCGCGACTCCATGGTGGCCACCGCCCTGTCGATGGTGCTGATGTACGTGGCCGTCGCGCTGATCTACTTCGCCCGTGAGGGGGACGCGGCCTACGACGCGTTCGAGGGTGGAGCGGACAACCTGGGCAACTTCCTCATGCAGGCGCTCACCCAGGGGCTGCAGTTCGGTATCGCCGTGGCGGTGATCCTCTTCGGTGTGCGCACCATCCTCGGCGAGATCGTGCCCGCCTTCCAGGGCATCGCGGCGAAGATCGTGCCCGGGGCCAAGCCCGCGCTGGACGCTCCCATCGTCTTCCCCTACGCGCAGAACGCGGTGCTGATCGGGTTCATCTCCAGCTTCGTCGCTGGCCTGATCGGCCTCGCTGTTCTGTCCCAATGGCTGAACCCGGCGTTCGGTCTGGCGTTGATCCTGCCCGGGCTGGTGCCCCACTTCTTCACCGGCGGCGCCGCCGGCGTGTACGGCAACGCCACCGGCGGCCGACGGGGCGCGATCGCCGGAGGGTTCGTCAACGGCCTGCTGATCACCTTCCTGCCCGCCGTGCTCCTGCTGGTGTTGGGCGACTTCGGCGCGGCGAACACCACGTTCGGGGACACGGACTTCGGGTGGTTCGGAATCCTGATCGGCTACGGCGCGGGCCTGGGCACGGTGGGCGGCCTCGTCGTCGTGTGCCTGCTCGGACTACTGATCCTGGTCGCGGCGATCCTGGTACAGCGCCGCGTCGTCGACCGCGGCTGGGATCCGTCCCCGCATCGGCCCGTTCCCGCGGGCTCGGGCGGGAGCGACGACGCCTCCGGCTCGACCTCCGCCACGACGGCGACGTCGCACCCGAAGATCGCCCCGCCTCGCGGGGCACCCGCCCCGCCGCCCCGGGGCTGAGGCCACGCGGATCGTTGTGGGGAGGGCCCCGCCCGCCGTGTCGGTTGGGGCCCTCCACATGTCGGCGGCCGCCGCCTCTCCCGCCGGCCGCCGCGCGGTCCATGATCCCCTCGGGTGGCGCGGGCGTTCCCCGGGGGCCCGCCACCCTTCGGACGGATCCGCCAGGGACGTCCCCCGTGGGAGCTACACGCGGGTGTCCACGCCACGGGGATGTGGCCACACCGTCCGGCTCCGTAACGTTCTGCGCAGCCGCGGCACCTGGCCGTGCGGAGCGCGATGGAGTGGTCATGCGGGTGGTCTGGCAGTTGGCGGCGGTCGTTGCCGTCGGTGTGCTTGGTGGGCAGGGCGTCCTCGCGGTACAGGACGATCCGTGGCTCACGCTGGGGGTGGGCGTCGCGGTCGCGGTGCTCGCGCTGGTCGCGTACCGGCTGGTGGTCCAGTGGACCGAGCGTCGCCCCGTCACCGAGGTGGCCCGTCGCGGGATCGGACCTGGGCTCGTCGGAGGAGCTCTCCTCGGGACGCTGCTGTTCGGTCTGGTCATCGTCAACATCGCGTTTCTCGGCGGCTACCAGGTCCACGGCCGTGGCACGTTGCTCGGCGTCGTGGGACTGTTCGGTTTCATGGCGGCGGCCGCGGTCACGGAGGAGGTACTGTTCCGCGGCGTCCTGCTGCGGCTCATCGAGGAACGCGTGGGGACCTGGATCGCCCTGCTCACCACCGCCGTGCTCTTCGGCGCGTGGCACCTGCCCAATCCGAACGCCAGCCTCTGGGGCGCGCTCGTGGTCACGCTCGGCGGTGGCACCATGCTCGCCGCCGCCTACGTCGCCACTCGGAGCCTGTGGCTGCCGATCGGCCTGCACTTCGGCTGGAACTTCGCCGCCGCGGCCATTTTCAGCACCGAGGTCTCGGGCAACGACACCGCACAGGGACTGCTGGACGCCTCCACCTCCGGACCAACGCTGGTCAGCGGCGGTGAGTTCGGTCCCGAGGCGAGCGCGTACTCCATCGTCTGTCCAATGATCGCGACCGTGGCGCTGTTGTGGTGGGCGCGGCGCCGTGGCCACTGGATGCCGCTCCGTGCCCCGCGGCACGCCCAGGCCCCCTCCACCGCTAAACTCCCCCGGTGACCGTTCTACGCCGGTCTCGGGATCTTTGGCGCCGTCTCGACGTTACTGTCCGTGACCTCCCTCTCGGCCTGATTCTCATCGTCGCGTCGTTCCTGCCCGCGCTCGAGGGGCAGGAGACGCAGGTCGGTGACCTTCCGGCCCGCCCCTTCGACGCGCTCGCGGCCGGGGTGCTGCTCCTGATGTGCCTGCCACTGGCCGGCCGGCGCAAATGGCCCGCGATCTCCCTCGCGCTGGTGTCGATCGGGTTCCTGCTCTCCATGCTCGGCAGCTACCACGTGGTGGCGGGTTCGGCGATCGGCGTGGCGCTGCTAAGCGCGGGCGCCCACCTGGGACAGCACCGACGCGCCGCGATCGCGCTCCTCACCGGAACGTACGTGGTGCTGGCTTTCACGCTCCACGCCATGGGGTCGACGGAGGGGCTGGACGGTTTCGTCATCTTCTACGTGATGCTGGCGGCGACGTGGATGATCGGGGCGTGGCTGCGGTCGACCCGCGCCACGGAGGCCGAACTGCGCCACCGGATCGCCGAGGACACCCGCACCGCCGAGCGCACCCGCATCGCGCGCGAACTCCACGACGTGGTGACCCACCACGTGACGGCGATGGTGGTTCAGACCGAGGCCGCACGGTACCTCACCGAGGCCCCCGACCGCCTCGACCAGACCCTGTCCAACGTCAGTGACACCGGGCGACGCGCCATCACCGACCTCCGGCACCTGCTCGACCTTCTCAACCCGGAACACCGCAGAGACGACAAGGCGCCACCGGTGGGCCGGGTGCTCACGTTGGTGGAGCAGGCGCGCCGGGCCGGACAGCCGGTGGAGTTCGTGGAGGAGGGCACCCCTGCGGAGTCGACGGGCAGCGGGGACCTGGTGGCCTACCGGGTCGTCCAGGAGGCGCTGACGAACGCCCTCAAGTACGCCAACGGGAGCCCGACCTCGGTCACGGTGCACCACGGCGGGCGGGACATCAGGGTCGAGGTCGGAACGGACGGTTCCGCGGTGAAGCCCGGCCTTCCCGACGGTAGCGGACGGGGCCTCTCGGGCCTCCGGGAACGGGTTGACGTGTTGGGCGGCGACTTCAGCGCCGACAGGAGATCGGACGGGGGATTCGTCGTGCGGGCACGGATACCAACCGGGAGTGCGTCGTGAGTGCCCCCATCAGGGTCCTGGTGTGTGACGATCAGGTGCTGGTCCGCACCGGACTGGTGACGGTCATCGACGCCCAACCCGACTTGGAGGTGGTGGGCGAGTGCGGGGACGGGAGGGCCGCGGTCGACCACGCCGCCCAACTGCGCCCTGACGTCGTGGTCATGGACCTGCGGATGCCGGTACTCGACGGCATCGAGGCCACGCGCCTGTTGGCGGGCGCCGGAGTCGTCGACCCCGTCAAAGTGCTCGTGGTGACGACGTTCAACCTGGACGAGTACGTCTACGAGGCGCTGCGCGCGGGCGCCAGCGGTTTCCTGCTGAAGGACGCCCCGCCGACACAGCTCCTGCACGGGATCCGCACGGTGGCGAGCGGGGCCGCCCTGCTGGATCCCGAGGTGACACGCCAGTTGGTCGGCCGGTTCGCCGCCCGCGTCCGCCCACCCGACGCCAGCTCGGAGGGCACCCCCTTGACACCCCGCGAACTGGAGGTGCTGCGCCTCGTCGCCGACGGGCTCTCCAACAGTGAGATCGCCGCGGCCCTCGTGCTCAGTCAGGAAACCGTCAAGACGTTCGTGTCCCGCATCCTCACCAAGCTCGGTCTCCGCGACCGGGTACAGGCCGTCGTCTACGCCTACCGTCACGGCCTGGTGACCTGACGGGACCGCACGTCCGGGTCTGGCGCGGACTGTGAGGCACTGTCATGCTCGAGGGCATGCCGATCCCCAGGGCTGTCGCAGTGGTCGTCGACTGCGGTCACGTCCTGGTCATCAAGCGCTTCCGTCGACAGCCACACCCCAACACGTGCCGCCTGTGCGCCGTGGGAGGAGTGAGTGACGCGGCCTGTCCAGGGCATCGCTACGCCGTACTTCCCGGGGGTCACGTCGAGGACGGCGAGACATTCGAGCAGG is part of the Spiractinospora alimapuensis genome and harbors:
- a CDS encoding TspO/MBR family protein; amino-acid sequence: MDENPGRDGRRSFVGLAVFAVLVACAAVVGGSASQRAGEVYAGLEQPVWAPPAWVFGPVWLCLYVLIAVAGWLVWRAAGWRGATTALSLFLVQLILNAGWTPLFFAAEWRGVALVDIVLLLAAITVLVPLFARHSRLAASLLLPYWVWVAFATALNLSIWRLNM
- a CDS encoding HPr family phosphocarrier protein → MASRTATIGSKAGLHARPAAVFAEAAAAQPVEVTIAKAESPEDSFEAGSILGLLGLGAQYGQKVVLTAEGDGAEAVLETLVTVLETEQDT
- a CDS encoding PTS sugar transporter subunit IIA, giving the protein MSSSLLTLIGDESVVLDVEAADWESAVRRAGALLEAEGVATEAYTQAMVDNVTDNGPYIVIAPGFAFAHARPSEAVLRTGMSWIRLAEPVPFGHEKHDPVDLVVALAATDTNAHTQAMAELAKVLGKKDRRAALDAARSPEEIRAILSGRAPDGDSAKAETGAEEAPAEPDAPAAASPEAGRDQHLVLTVCGNGLGTSLFLKNTLEQVLDTWGWSPYVQVEATDTISARGRANEATAILTSGEIARTLGDVGVPVRVVENFTSTDELDAALRDLYDV
- a CDS encoding PTS ascorbate transporter subunit IIC, translating into MSWLVAIAEFLVNEILSVPAFLIGLITAVGLIALRKSSGQVIGGAVKATLGFLLIGVGAGLVVASLDPLGVMIQGATGAHGVIPTNEAIVGIAQEEYGAQVAWLMILGFAVSLVLARLTPLNYVFLTGHHILFMATLLTIVLATAGHSAAVTVSVGGVLLGILMVALPAFSQPWTKRITGDDSIAMGHFGTAGYVAAGAVGRLVGGRSSRSTEDLKLPESLRFLRDSMVATALSMVLMYVAVALIYFAREGDAAYDAFEGGADNLGNFLMQALTQGLQFGIAVAVILFGVRTILGEIVPAFQGIAAKIVPGAKPALDAPIVFPYAQNAVLIGFISSFVAGLIGLAVLSQWLNPAFGLALILPGLVPHFFTGGAAGVYGNATGGRRGAIAGGFVNGLLITFLPAVLLLVLGDFGAANTTFGDTDFGWFGILIGYGAGLGTVGGLVVVCLLGLLILVAAILVQRRVVDRGWDPSPHRPVPAGSGGSDDASGSTSATTATSHPKIAPPRGAPAPPPRG
- a CDS encoding CPBP family intramembrane glutamic endopeptidase, with amino-acid sequence MRVVWQLAAVVAVGVLGGQGVLAVQDDPWLTLGVGVAVAVLALVAYRLVVQWTERRPVTEVARRGIGPGLVGGALLGTLLFGLVIVNIAFLGGYQVHGRGTLLGVVGLFGFMAAAAVTEEVLFRGVLLRLIEERVGTWIALLTTAVLFGAWHLPNPNASLWGALVVTLGGGTMLAAAYVATRSLWLPIGLHFGWNFAAAAIFSTEVSGNDTAQGLLDASTSGPTLVSGGEFGPEASAYSIVCPMIATVALLWWARRRGHWMPLRAPRHAQAPSTAKLPR
- a CDS encoding sensor histidine kinase, with amino-acid sequence MTVLRRSRDLWRRLDVTVRDLPLGLILIVASFLPALEGQETQVGDLPARPFDALAAGVLLLMCLPLAGRRKWPAISLALVSIGFLLSMLGSYHVVAGSAIGVALLSAGAHLGQHRRAAIALLTGTYVVLAFTLHAMGSTEGLDGFVIFYVMLAATWMIGAWLRSTRATEAELRHRIAEDTRTAERTRIARELHDVVTHHVTAMVVQTEAARYLTEAPDRLDQTLSNVSDTGRRAITDLRHLLDLLNPEHRRDDKAPPVGRVLTLVEQARRAGQPVEFVEEGTPAESTGSGDLVAYRVVQEALTNALKYANGSPTSVTVHHGGRDIRVEVGTDGSAVKPGLPDGSGRGLSGLRERVDVLGGDFSADRRSDGGFVVRARIPTGSAS
- a CDS encoding response regulator, which encodes MSAPIRVLVCDDQVLVRTGLVTVIDAQPDLEVVGECGDGRAAVDHAAQLRPDVVVMDLRMPVLDGIEATRLLAGAGVVDPVKVLVVTTFNLDEYVYEALRAGASGFLLKDAPPTQLLHGIRTVASGAALLDPEVTRQLVGRFAARVRPPDASSEGTPLTPRELEVLRLVADGLSNSEIAAALVLSQETVKTFVSRILTKLGLRDRVQAVVYAYRHGLVT